The window TGGCTTTCCCCCTTCTACAAAAGCCCCATGAAGGACTTCGGCTACGACGTGGCCGACTACTGCGACGTGGACCCCGTCTTCGGGACCCTTCAGGACTTTGACCGCCTCCTAGAGGAGGCCCACGCCCTGGGGCTTAAGGTCCTCGTGGACCTGGTGCCGAACCACACCTCCAGCGAGCACCCCTGGTTCCTGGAGTCCCGCGCCTCCCGGAATAGCCCCAAGCGGGACTGGTACATCTGGAAAGACCCTGCCCCGGACGGCGGCCCCCCCAACAACTGGCAGAGCTTCTTCGGCGGCCCCGCCTGGACCCTGGACGAGGCCACGGGCCAGTACTACCTCCACCTTTTCCTCCCCGAGCAGCCCGACCTCAACTGGCGCAATCCCGAGGTGCGGGAGGCGATCAAGGAGGTCATGCGCTTCTGGCTCAGGAGGGGGGTGGACGGCTTCCGGGTGGACGTGCTCTGGCTTCTGGGCAAGGACCCGCTCTTCCGGGACGAGCCGGGAAGCCCCCTTTGGCGGCCCGGCCTTCCTGACCGGGCCCGGCACGAGCACCTCTACACCGAGGACCAGCCGGAGACCTACGCCTACGTGCGGGAGATGCGCCAGGTCCTGGACGAGTTCTCCGAGCCGGGGAGGGAGCGGGTGATGGTGGGGGAGATCTACCTGCCCTTGCCCCGCCTGGTGCGCTACTACGCCGCCGGGTGCCACCTGCCCTTCAACTTCAGCCTCGTCACCGAGGGGCTTTCCGACTGGCGGCCCGAGAACCTGGCCCGGATCGTGGAGACCTACGAGGGCCTCCTCTCCCGCTGGGACTGGCCCAACTGGGTCCTGGGCAACCACGACCAGCCCCGCCTCGCCTCCCGCCTGGGGGAGCCCCAGGCCCGGGTCGCGGCCATGCTCCTCTTCACCTTGAGGGGCACCCCCACCTGGTACTACGGGGACGAGCTCGCCCTGCCCAACGGCCTCATCCCCCCGGAGAAGGTGCAAGACCCCGCGGCCCTAAGGCAGAGGGACCGGGAGCCCACCGCCTACCACACCCTGGGCCGGGACCCCGAGCGGACGCCCATGCCCTGGGACGCCTCCCCCTACGGGGGGTTTTCCACGGTGGAGCCCTGGCTTCCCCTGAACCCCGACTACAGGACGCGGAACGTGGCCGCCCAGGAGAAGGATCCCCGCTCCATGCTCCACCTGGTTAAGCGCCTCATCGCCTTGAGGAAGGACCCCGACCTTCTCTACGGGGCCTACCGCACCTACCGGGCGAGGGAGGGGGTCTACGCCTACCTCCGGGGGGAGGGGTGGCTTGTGGCCCTGAACCTCACGGAGAAGGAAAAGGCCCTGGAGCTTCCCCGCGGGGGGAGGGTGGTCCTTTCCACCCACCTGGACCGGGAGGAAAGGGTGGGGGAGAGGCTCTTCTTGCGGCCCGACGAGGGCGTGGCGGTGCGGCTAGACTAGGGGCGTGGACCCCTTCGCTTCTCTAGCCGAGGCCTACGAGGCCTGGTACGGGA of the Thermus thermophilus HB8 genome contains:
- a CDS encoding alpha-amylase family glycosyl hydrolase, coding for MSWWQRAVIYQVYPRSFQDTNGDGVGDLEGIRRRLPYLKSLGVDALWLSPFYKSPMKDFGYDVADYCDVDPVFGTLQDFDRLLEEAHALGLKVLVDLVPNHTSSEHPWFLESRASRNSPKRDWYIWKDPAPDGGPPNNWQSFFGGPAWTLDEATGQYYLHLFLPEQPDLNWRNPEVREAIKEVMRFWLRRGVDGFRVDVLWLLGKDPLFRDEPGSPLWRPGLPDRARHEHLYTEDQPETYAYVREMRQVLDEFSEPGRERVMVGEIYLPLPRLVRYYAAGCHLPFNFSLVTEGLSDWRPENLARIVETYEGLLSRWDWPNWVLGNHDQPRLASRLGEPQARVAAMLLFTLRGTPTWYYGDELALPNGLIPPEKVQDPAALRQRDREPTAYHTLGRDPERTPMPWDASPYGGFSTVEPWLPLNPDYRTRNVAAQEKDPRSMLHLVKRLIALRKDPDLLYGAYRTYRAREGVYAYLRGEGWLVALNLTEKEKALELPRGGRVVLSTHLDREERVGERLFLRPDEGVAVRLD